A part of Phoenix dactylifera cultivar Barhee BC4 chromosome 2, palm_55x_up_171113_PBpolish2nd_filt_p, whole genome shotgun sequence genomic DNA contains:
- the LOC103716269 gene encoding MDIS1-interacting receptor like kinase 2-like, translating to MITMSNTAFCRENKVTEPKPISLKSSISVMKTVQIQPFLLPLLLFFSLSFLEAGAQSEAQALLKWKSSLLQPDALSSWSLANSTSPCRWFGVRCNSAGSIVQLSLPNANLDGTLDELDFASLPSLTKLDLNTNLLNGSIPSNISVLSNLTSLDLSSNNFVESIPPEIGQLSEMLDLRLYNNNLAGPIPYQLSNLRKVRHFDLGSNYLENPDYTKFTPLPSVTHLSLYLNSLTGKFPPFVLNCTNLSYLDLSQNNLTGKIPDSLSTKLVYLESLNLTSNFFKGVIPVSLANLPRLQNLHLGSNNLTGGIPPILGSISGLQLLELYNNPLGGPIPSSLGQLRMLERIDIKAAALNSTIPPELGQCTNITYLELSLNQLTGGLPQSFSELTKMSEFGISSNLLSGEISPDFFTNWTELISFQIQNNEFVGRIPPEIGSATKLQILFLYNNNLSGLIPPEIGRLADLQVLDLSANILSGPIPKTIGNLTQLTSLALFYNSLNGAIPAEIGNMTALANLDFNTNQLEGELPATIAQLPNLELISVFDNNLSGGIPRDLGQNGRLYNVSFSNNSFSGELPPDLCKGFALQHFTADHNNFTGSLPACLRNCSGLGRVRLESNHFTGDISEAFSVHPILNYLDLSGNQFMGTLSPDWGECKNLTYLHMDGNSISGDIPAAFGNTTNLQDLSLASNLLSGAIPPQLGNLSLLYKLNLSSNQLSSSIPSELGDLPQLAYLDLSENKLTGPIPTKLGNPERLILLDLSRNNLSGEIPYQLGNLAALQILLDLSGNSLSGQIPSNLDKLAYLQALNLSHNDLSGQIPPALARMSSLESVDFSYNSLTGAIPGGKAFKNASSFAGNKGLCGNVRGLRSCESSSSGGGSHKDHKKLIIAIVVPVVGVLVLAIGVTTILLACRKRRRGKLEMENAARETSQSLIWEREGKFAFSDIMNATDDFSEVFCIGKGSFGIVYKAELSSGYVVAVKRIQISDPDEVPEANIKSFENEIRALTEVRHRNIVKLHGFCLKGGNMYLVYEYLERGSLGKVLYGQEEGKKFDWAMRVKVLQGVAHALAYLHHDCNPPIVHRDITVNNILLESEFEPRVSDFGTAKLLNPNSSNWTSVAGSYGYMAPELAYTMKVTDKCDVYSFGVVALEVMMGKHPGELISSLPSLASSEGKDVLLMDVLDQRLVPPTGQLAEEVVFIIKVALACTRTDPESRPSMRFVAQELSAHTQAYLPEPLRMITISKLTSFQK from the exons GCCAACCTCGACGGCACCCTCGATGAATTAGATTTTGCTTCTCTGCCCAGCCTCACCAAGCTTGACCTCAATACCAACCTCCTCAACGGCTCCATTCCTTCAAATATCTCTGTTCTCTCCAACCTCACCTCTTTAGACCTCAGCAGCAACAACTTCGTTGAATCCATTCCGCCAGAGATCGGTCAGCTCTCCGAGATGCTCGACCTCCGTCTCTACAACAACAATCTCGCTGGGCCGATCCCATATCAGCTCAGCAATCTCCGAAAGGTACGCCACTTTGATCTTGGATCCAATTACTTGGAGAACCCAGACTACACCAAGTTCACCCCATTGCCTTCAGTGACGCACTTATCTCTATACCTCAACAGTTTGACAGGGAAATTCCCACCATTCGTACTCAACTGCACCAATTTATCGTACCTTGACCTCTCGCAGAACAACCTGACGGGTAAAATACCCGACTCGTTGTCGACCAAGCTAGTTTATCTCGAGTCCCTGAATCTTACCTCTAACTTCTTTAAAGGAGTCATTCCCGTTTCCCTCGCAAATTTGCCGAGGCTTCAAAACCTTCATCTTGGATCGAATAATCTCACCGGAGGGATCCCGCCTATCCTCGGGTCCATCTCCGGCCTTCAATTGCTCGAACTCTATAACAATCCACTTGGTGGACCGATCCCTTCTTCTCTAGGACAGCTGAGGATGCTTGAGCGCATCGATATCAAAGCAGCAGCATTGAACTCCACTATTCCTCCGGAGCTCGGCCAGTGTACTAATATCACCTACCTTGAGCTGTCCCTTAATCAACTCACAGGTGGCCTGCCACAATCCTTCTCGGAGCTAACCAAAATGAGCGAGTTCGGGATCTCGAGCAATTTGCTCTCTGGTGAGATCTCGCCGGACTTCTTCACAAATTGGACGGAGCTTATTTCCTTTCAGATACAGAACAACGAGTTCGTTGGGCGAATCCCACCGGAGATTGGATCGGCCACAAAGCTGCAAATCCTATTCCTCTACAACAACAACCTATCAGGTCTAATCCCTCCAGAGATTGGGAGGTTGGCCGACTTGCAGGTGTTAGATCTGTCGGCAAATATTCTTAGCGGTCCAATCCCCAAAACAATAGGAAACCTCACACAGCTCACTTCCCTGGCCCTCTTCTACAACAGCCTGAACGGTGCAATCCCAGCAGAGATCGGAAACATGACGGCACTGGCTAATCTAGACTTCAACACCAACCAATTGGAGGGGGAGCTGCCGGCCACCATTGCTCAGCTTCCAAATCTTGAGCTCATATCAGTCTTCGACAACAACCTCAGCGGTGGCATCCCTCGAGACCTCGGCCAGAATGGGCGTCTGTACAATGTCAGCTTTTCAAACAATAGCTTCTCAGGGGAATTGCCTCCAGATTTATGCAAAGGCTTCGCTCTTCAACACTTCACAGCGGATCACAACAACTTCACAGGCTCGCTCCCGGCGTGCTTGCGCAATTGCTCGGGACTTGGACGAGTCCGGTTGGAGTCGAACCACTTCACTGGAGACATATCAGAAGCTTTCAGCGTCCATCCTATACTAAACTACTTGGATCTCAGCGGCAATCAGTTCATGGGCACGCTCTCTCCAGACTGGGGCGAATGCAAGAATCTCACGTACTTGCACATGGATGGTAACAGCATCTCTGGCGACATTCCTGCGGCATTCGGGAACACGACCAACTTACAGGACCTGAGCTTAGCTTCCAACTTATTGTCCGGAGCAATCCCACCTCAACTGGGGAACTTGAGTCTCTTATACAAGCTCAATTTGAGCAGTAATCAGTTATCAAGCTCCATTCCTTCAGAGTTAGGTGATCTTCCCCAGCTCGCTTATCTTGATCTTTCAGAAAACAAACTCACCGGTCCGATACCAACCAAGCTTGGCAATCCAGAGCGTCTTATATTGTTGGATTTAAGCAGGAATAACCTATCTGGAGAGATACCATATCAGCTTGGCAATTTGGCGGCTCTTCAAATCCTGTTAGATTTGAGTGGCAATTCCCTCTCTGGACAGATTCCTTCTAATCTAGATAAGCTCGCATATCTGCAGGCGCTCAATCTGTCCCACAATGATCTCTCCGGTCAAATTCCACCAGCTTTGGCCCGTATGTCCAGCTTAGAGTCTGTGGACTTCTCTTACAACAGTCTAACAGGAGCCATTCCGGGGGGAAAGGCCTTCAAGAATGCCTCTTCCTTTGCTGGAAACAAAGGGCTATGTGGAAATGTGAGAGGACTGCGTTCCTGCGAGTCTAGTTCCTCTGGTGGTGGTTCTCACAAGGATCATAAGAAACTCATCATTGCTATTGTTGTTCCAGTTGTGGGAGTTCTGGTACTGGCAATTGGAGTTACAACTATTCTTCTAGCTTGCAGGAAGAGACGGCGTGGAAAGTTGGAGATGGAGAACGCCGCCAGGGAGACATCCCAGTCATTGATAtgggaaagagaaggaaagttCGCATTTTCAGATATCATGAATGCCACAGATGACTTCAGCGAAGTCTTCTGCATTGGAAAGGGAAGCTTCGGGATCGTTTACAAAGCTGAGCTATCGTCGGGTTATGTAGTCGCTGTGAAACGCATCCAAATATCGGACCCTGATGAGGTTCCAGAGGCAAACATAAAGAGCTTCGAAAACGAGATCCGAGCTCTTACAGAGGTGAGGCACCGAAACATAGTGAAGTTGCATGGGTTTTGTTTGAAGGGAGGGAACATGTACCTGGTGTACGAGTACTTGGAGAGGGGAAGCTTGGGGAAGGTGTTGTATGggcaagaagaggggaagaagttTGATTGGGCTATGAGGGTGAAGGTTCTTCAGGGTGTGGCTCATGCCTTGGCCTATTTGCACCATGACTGCAACCCACCTATTGTGCACCGGGATATAACGGTGAACAATATCTTGTTGGAGTCAGAGTTTGAGCCTCGTGTCTCTGATTTTGGGACTGCGAAGTTGCTGAATCCAAATTCTTCCAATTGGACCTCGGTAGCAGGATCTTATGGCTATATGGCACCGG AGCTAGCTTACACGATGAAGGTCACAGATAAATGTGATGTATATAGCTTCGGAGTGGTGGCGCTCGAAGTCATGATGGGGAAGCACCCAGGAGAACTTATTTCCTCTTTGCCATCTTTGGCTTCATCAGAGGGAAAGGACGTGCTGCTGATGGATGTTTTGGACCAAAGGTTAGTGCCTCCAACAGGCCAATTAGCAGAGGAGGTGGTCTTCATCATAAAGGTAGCCCTAGCATGCACTCGGACCGATCCAGAATCTCGACCTTCAATGCGTTTTGTAGCGCAGGAGTTATCTGCTCACACACAAGCCTATCTCCCTGAACCATTGCGAATGATCACAATCAGCAAGCTGACTTCCTTCCAGAAATGA
- the LOC103716268 gene encoding probable LRR receptor-like serine/threonine-protein kinase At1g34110, translating into MSEFWIWSNSLFGEISLDFFTNWTELIAFDIGNNKFVGRIPPEIGWATKLQILFLWSNNLSGPIPPKIGRLVDLQELNLSENFLTGPIPRSIGNLTRLIYLALVYNNLNGTIPSEIGNMTALIYLYISGSKITSPIPSKLGNLVQLQSLRVNNNSLIGPIPTELGNLTLLRSLHLNNNRLIGPIPTELGNLTLLRSLHLNNNSLIGPIPTELGNLAQLQSLHLSNNSLIGEIPSSLKNCKQLVVLDLGENGIYGNIPEWLGEKLSSLRVLRLTSNMLSGSIPPQLSLLSSLQLLDLAHNNISGSIPQSLGNLTAMAEGIQERKKTTNFSYPVYYSNSVSIVWKGREVAFQNRLSLVVGIDLSENYLRHAIPTELTNLSELVFLNLSRNLLDGSIPEMIGNLKKLEILDLSMNYLSSTIPLSITSLTFLDSFNLSNNHLSGRIPSGNQLQTLDDPSIYSGNSELCGFPLTKSCSSIQASDVQLSTDDDDEKIWLYLSIGLGFVVGSWGFFGILFFKRSLRLAYFRYIDDVYDSFSRILMR; encoded by the coding sequence ATGAGCGAGTTCTGGATCTGGAGCAATTCGCTCTTTGGTGAGATCTCGCTGGACTTCTTCACAAATTGGACGGAGCTTATTGCCTTTGATATAGGGAACAACAAGTTCGTTGGACGAATCCCACCGGAGATTGGATGGGCCACAAAGCTGCAAATCCTATTCCTCTGGAGCAACAACCTATCAGGTCCGATCCCTCCAAAGATTGGGAGGTTGGTCGACTTGCAGGAATTGAATCTGTCGGAAAATTTTCTTACCGGTCCAATTCCCAGATCAATAGGAAACCTCACACGGCTCATTTATCTGGCCCTCGTCTACAACAACCTGAACGGCACCATCCCATCAGAGATCGGAAACATGACGGCACTGATTTATCTCTATATTTCAGGAAGCAAAATCACTAGTCCGATACCAAGCAAGCTTGGTAATCTTGTTCAGCTCCAATCACTGCGCGTGAACAATAACAGTCTGATTGGTCCGATACCAACCGAGCTTGGTAATCTTACCCTGCTCCGATCACTGCACTTGAACAATAACAGATTGATTGGTCCGATACCAACCGAGCTTGGTAATCTTACCCTGCTCCGATCATTGCACTTGAACAATAACAGTTTGATTGGTCCGATACCAACCGAGCTTGGTAATCTTGCCCAGCTCCAATCACTGCACTTGAGCAACAACAGTTTGATTGGAGAAATACCTTCTTCATTGAAGAACTGCAAGCAGCTGGTTGTTTTGGACCTCGGGGAGAATGGAATCTATGGAAATATTCCAGAATGGTTAGGAGAGAAACTTTCATCATTGAGGGTCCTCCGTCTAACATCGAATATGTTAAGTGGTAGCATTCCTCCTCAGCTATCACTTCTATCTTCGCTTCAGCTCTTAGACCTTGCACACAATAATATCTCTGGAAGTATCCCGCAGAGTTTGGGCAATCTCACCGCAATGGCAGAAGgcattcaagaaagaaaaaaaacaacgaACTTCTCTTACCCCGTTTACTACAGTAACAGCGTTTCCATAGTCTGGAAAGGAAGAGAGGTTGCTTTTCAAAACAGGCTTTCATTAGTTGTGGGAATCGATCTTTCCGAGAATTATCTCCGTCATGCGATTCCTACAGAGCTAACAAATCTTTCAGAGCTAGTTTTTCTGAATCTCTCAAGGAATCTTTTGGATGGAAGTATTCCAGAGATGATCGGTAACTTAAAAAAACTAGAAATTCTTGACCTGTCCATGAATTACTTATCAAGTACAATTCCTCTGAGCATCACTTCTCTGACATTCTTAGATTCCTTCAACCTATCAAACAACCACTTGTCGGGGCGGATACCATCCGGCAATCAACTACAAACACTTGATGATCCATCCATCTATAGTGGCAATAGTGAACTTTGTGGATTTCCCCTCACCAAAAGTTGTTCAAGTATCCAAGCATCCGATGTTCAATTGTcaactgatgatgatgatgaaaaaATATGGTTGTATCTTAGCATAGGACTAGGATTTGTGGTGGGATCTTGGGGGTTCTTTGGTATTTTATTCTTTAAGAGATCCTTGAGGCTTGCCTATTTCCGATACATTGATGATGTATATGATAGCTTCTCTAGGATATTAATGAGGTGA